Within Catenulispora sp. GP43, the genomic segment CACCGAGGCCGAGACGATCGGCGGCGTCCCGGCCGGCGACCTGTTCGCGCTGGCCAACGCCATCAGCGCGCTGCTGGACGCGCCGATCACCATCGAGGACCGCAGCTCGCGCGTCCTGGCCTTCTCCGGCCGCCAGGACGAGGCGGACCAGTCGCGGGTGCAGACCATCCTGGGCCGCCAGGTCCCCGCCGACTACACCCGGCTGCTGGAGCAGCGGGGCTACTTCCGCGAGCTCTACCGGCACGAGCGCCCGGTCCTGATCCGGGCCGAGGCCTTCGGCCTGCCGACGGTGACCAGGGCCCGCCAGGCGATCGCGGTCCGCGCCGGGGACGAGATCCTCGGCTCGATCTGGGCGGCCGTCGCCGAACCCCTGCCGCCGGCCCGCGAGCAGGCGTTCGTCGAGGCGGCCAAACTCGTCGCCCTGCACCTGCTGCGCGTCCGGGCCGGCGCCGACGTGGAGCGCCGCCTGCGCGCCGAACTCGTCTCGATCCTGCTGGAAGGCGGCCCGGCGGCGGCGGACGCGGCGACCCGCCTCGGCCTGGCCGGCCGGGCCTGCGTGGTCGCCGCAGTGGCCGCGGCCGCCGCGGCCGCCGGCCCGGAGGGCTCCCCGGCCGAGGGCGCCCGCGAGCTGGCCCGCTTCGAGACCGCGCGCCAGCAGGCCCTGGACACCCTGGCCGTGCATCTGTCGGCGGTGCACCACGGCTCGGTCGCGGCGCTGCTGGGCGGTGTCGTCTACGCGGTCCTGCCGGTCGACACCTCCGACGAGCAGGCCGCCGAGCGGCGCGTCACGACCGTCCTGAAGGAGTACCTGGAGCGCACCGGCGCCACCGACCTGGTCGGCATCGGCCGCATCGCCCCCGACCTGCACGCGGTGCCCCGGTCGCGGCAGGACGCGGACCGCGTCCTGCGGGTGCTGCGGCGCCGGCGCTCGCGACGCACAATAGCGAGCCTGTCGGAGGTGTACGCCGAGGCGCTGCTGATCGACGTCGCCGCTGCTGACGGCCACAGCCCCTCGGGACCGGTCGCCGGGCTCGCGGAGTACGACCGGGAGCACAACAGCAGCCTGGTGGAGACGCTCGCGGCGTGGCTGGACGCGTTCGGGGACATCAACGCCGCGGCCGAGGCCGTCCACATCCACCCGAACACGTTCCGGTACCGGCTGCACCGGATCGCGGAGATCGGGGATGTGGACCTCGGCGACACCGAGTCGCGGTTCGCGTTGATGCTTCAGCTGAGGTTGTTGGGGACTTAGGCCTCCAGCAGTTCCATGACGATGAACAGCCGGTTGTCATGCTGGCCGATGTCGTGCACGACCGTGATCCCGGGGTGCTGGAACTGCGCCCCGATCGCCGCCTCCCGCTGGAACCGCGCCAGCACCTCGTCGGCCTCGTGGAACTCCAACACCTTCAGCGCGACCGGGCGGCTCAGGAGCACGTCGTGGCCGCGCCAGACCTCGCCCATGCCGCCACGCCCGAGCCGGTCCTCCAGCTGGTATCACCCGGCGATACGTTCCCCGGCCCGCATGGCACCCCCACAGCGCGTCAGAAACGGCTTTCACAGTGTATTGCGAACTGTGTTCCGGGACGGTCGAGTCGAGGATTCGAGTGTTGCGTGTTTTCACCGTTTAGCAGTCGGTTCGGCGAGGACGGGGGCGTCGGCGTTCGAGTGCTCCAGCCGCATCGCGCGCACCTCGCGCGACGCGAGCGGCACGGTCGCCGAGGCCAGGGTCAAAGCCGCCGCCGCGCACAGGACCGGGCTCACGCCGAACGCGTCGGCCAGCGGCCCGGCCGCGGCGTAGCCGAGGGGGATCGGGAGCAGTTGGACGAGGCCGTTCACCGCGCTCATGCGGGCCAGCAACTCGTCCGGGATCGCCTGTTGGCGGTAGGTCGACCAGGCGAGGATGCTCATGTCGGTGCCGATGCCCGCGGTCACCGTGCCCAGCACGATGACCCAGGTCGGGGCCGATGCGGCCATCGCGACGAGCGGCACGGCCATGCACGCCGATCCGGCCGCCATCACCGCCCCGACGCGCACGGGACGCCAGACGAGTGCGCCGAGCGAGCCGGCCAGCAGCCCGACGGCGAAACCCGCCGAGATCTCGCCCCAGGCGACCGCGCCGCCGTGGGAGCGCAGTGCGTACACCGGGCCCAGCAGCTGGAATCCGACCAGCCAGCCGAGCACCCCCACCGCGCTCTGGGCCACCACGATGCGCAGCCAGGGCCGCGCCCAGAACGCGCGCACGCCCTCGGCCAGGCCCGCGGTGAACCTCTGGCCCCGGGCCGTGACCTCCTCGTCGGGCAGCCCCGTCATGATCAGCGCCGCGCCGAAGAACGTCGCCGCGTCCCACGCGATCGCCCACCCCGGCCCGACCGTCGCGACCACGACGCCCGCGATCGCCGGCCCGGCGACCTTGAACACGTTGAACGCCATACGCAGCAAGGCGTTCGCGTCGCGCCGCATGTGCGCCGGGACGAGCCGGCTGACCGTCCCCTGCGCGGCCGGCGTGATGAAGGCGTTGGCCGTCCCGCCGAGGAACGCCAGGCCCACCAGCTCGAAGACGCGCGCGTTCCCGGACAGCACGACGGCCGCGACCGTGCCCTGGACGCAGCCCGCGGCGGCGTTGGCGAAGATCAGGACCCTGCCGCGGGGCACCCGGTCGGCCAGCGCGCCGCCGAAGAGCAGGAACAGCACCTGCGCGCCGACGTTCGCCATCAACACGAAGCTCAGGTCGGCCGCCGACCCGCCGAGGTGCAGCACGGCGAACGCCAACGCCACCGGCGACATCGCGGTGCCGGTGACGGACAGTACGCGGCCGCACCAGAACCGGCGATATGCGGGTACTGACAGCGGAGCCAGGCGGGTTCTCACAGGCACATCATTAAAGCAGGCCGGAGATGAACTTGACGTCGGACTCAAGTACGCTCGCCTCATGACTGACACCACCGACCTGCCCGTGCGCCCGAGCTCGTACGAGGACCTGCAGGACCTGATCGGCAAGGAGATCGGGCCGACCGACTGGTACACCGTCTCCCAGGAGCGCATCGACGCGTTCGCCGCCGTGACCGGTGACGACCAGTGGATCCACGTGGACCCGGAGCGGGCCGCGGCCAGCCCGTTGGGCACGACCATCGCGCACGGGCTGCTCTCCCTGGCCCTGGGCCCGGCGTTCTCCTACCGCCTGCTGTCCTTCGAAGGGTTCGCGCACGGCCTCAACTACGGCTACGACAAGGTCCGCTTCCCGGCGCCGCTGCCGTCCGGATCGCGGGTCCGGATGCGGCTGACGCTTCAGGGCGCCGACCGCGTCCCCGGCGGGATCCAGGTGCGCAGCCTTCAGGTCGTCGAGGCGGAGGGCATCGAGAAGCCGGTCGTGGTGGCCGAGGCTTTGGCGCGGATCGTCGAGTAGGGGCGGATCAGGGTTCGGATCCGTAGATCGGTCGCCGGTTGGTTACCGATCAGCCACCACTCAGCACCGCTCACCCGTC encodes:
- a CDS encoding PucR family transcriptional regulator; translation: MSPRPDATSRAALGRVLDHLGTTLLDLAAGDPGCAPDVGGVVIHDPLDEPALPPGALVLGVGVRGAAETCELLKRIAADGGAGLIVRAPAEVDDQVRRTVSETGTVLLGLVRGASWTQLTSLLRTLLAEGDVVPTEAETIGGVPAGDLFALANAISALLDAPITIEDRSSRVLAFSGRQDEADQSRVQTILGRQVPADYTRLLEQRGYFRELYRHERPVLIRAEAFGLPTVTRARQAIAVRAGDEILGSIWAAVAEPLPPAREQAFVEAAKLVALHLLRVRAGADVERRLRAELVSILLEGGPAAADAATRLGLAGRACVVAAVAAAAAAAGPEGSPAEGARELARFETARQQALDTLAVHLSAVHHGSVAALLGGVVYAVLPVDTSDEQAAERRVTTVLKEYLERTGATDLVGIGRIAPDLHAVPRSRQDADRVLRVLRRRRSRRTIASLSEVYAEALLIDVAAADGHSPSGPVAGLAEYDREHNSSLVETLAAWLDAFGDINAAAEAVHIHPNTFRYRLHRIAEIGDVDLGDTESRFALMLQLRLLGT
- a CDS encoding protein kinase yields the protein MEDRLGRGGMGEVWRGHDVLLSRPVALKVLEFHEADEVLARFQREAAIGAQFQHPGITVVHDIGQHDNRLFIVMELLEA
- a CDS encoding MFS transporter, producing the protein MRTRLAPLSVPAYRRFWCGRVLSVTGTAMSPVALAFAVLHLGGSAADLSFVLMANVGAQVLFLLFGGALADRVPRGRVLIFANAAAGCVQGTVAAVVLSGNARVFELVGLAFLGGTANAFITPAAQGTVSRLVPAHMRRDANALLRMAFNVFKVAGPAIAGVVVATVGPGWAIAWDAATFFGAALIMTGLPDEEVTARGQRFTAGLAEGVRAFWARPWLRIVVAQSAVGVLGWLVGFQLLGPVYALRSHGGAVAWGEISAGFAVGLLAGSLGALVWRPVRVGAVMAAGSACMAVPLVAMAASAPTWVIVLGTVTAGIGTDMSILAWSTYRQQAIPDELLARMSAVNGLVQLLPIPLGYAAAGPLADAFGVSPVLCAAAALTLASATVPLASREVRAMRLEHSNADAPVLAEPTAKR
- a CDS encoding MaoC family dehydratase; its protein translation is MTDTTDLPVRPSSYEDLQDLIGKEIGPTDWYTVSQERIDAFAAVTGDDQWIHVDPERAAASPLGTTIAHGLLSLALGPAFSYRLLSFEGFAHGLNYGYDKVRFPAPLPSGSRVRMRLTLQGADRVPGGIQVRSLQVVEAEGIEKPVVVAEALARIVE